The Flavobacteriales bacterium genome includes the window TGGAGGTACAGGTCACAGCTACCATGTCCACCGGCACCATCATCTTGCCCCGTACCGATCATACCTCCATCCGCTGTCTCAGTGAAGGACAGACCGAAATTCAAGCCATCTACTTTGGCCAATCGCATAAACGTTGAATTCTGCGCCAACCCAAATCGGGTCTCAACACACAAAAAGAGAATACATAGAAGGATTCTAATCCTCATTTCGGATGATGGCTTTTATCTCTGGTTCAGGATAACCGACCTTATGTACCACAACATCCCTTATTTGATCATCTCCAAGTTCTCCTCCCGATTTAAGATAGAGTGTACCGATGCTGTTCTCAGAATCAACATACACGCTATCCACACTTTCCAACTCTGTAAATCGCTCCTTGAACTTTGGCCCCAAGTGTGGACAATGAAGACCTCCGTGATCAATATGGATCTGTATCACTTCCTGACCCATTGCAGAGGAAATCATCAGGAAAACAAATAGTAGGGGTTGTATCAATTTCATTGTAGGAATAAAGGTAATAGATTGAAGATTAATCGCAGGCAATAATTGAAGGGCTTATTTTGCAGCCGGATGAAAAACCAGCAGGCCATCGCGGCCGGACATGAGGTAACGCTGGAAGTTGCCAAGGAAATTCTATTGGATGGTGGAAATGCTTTCGATGCCAGCATCGCAGCTGCCGTGGCCATGTTCATTACAGAACCGTGCATGGCCTCGGCAGGTGCCGGAGGATTTGCCATGTGTCATAAGGTCGGTGAGGCTCCGGTGATGCTCGATTTCTTTGCTCAGACACCTCAAGAGAAACCCATTCTCGAAAAACGCGACTTCTACCCTATTCATGTCAACTTTGGGATTGAAACAGAGACATTTCATGTCGGATTGGCCTCAGCTGCGGTTCCCGGAACCATTGCCGGCCTGTACACCATGCACCGGAAATTCGGAACCATGCCGATGGAAGTGCTTCTGCAACCCGCCATGGAACTTGCCAAGAAAGGCGTTGTACTGAACACATTCCAAGGCATCGACCTCGAATTGCTGGAGGTGATTTTCCTAGTAGATCCAACGGTGCGTGATGTCTTTTTCACGAACGACATTATCAAGAAAAAAGGAGAACTACTTCAACTTCCGCACTTTGGAAGTTTCTTGGATTTCCTGAAAGATGAAGGCGAGAAAGGATTCTACCGTGGCGAGATAAGCCAAACAGTAGCCAATGATTCCATTGAACGTGGCGGTTATCTGCGCAGACACGACTTCGAAAACTATTCTGCCAAATGGCGAAAGCCGCTTAATATTCCGTGGCACGATAAGGAGCTTTATCTACCCAACGGCCCCAGTTTGGGCGGTGCCATCATGGCGCTGATCTTCGGTTACTTGGATATTTTTGATGGCGACTGGGTGAAGACCATCTCGAAGGTAAAGAACCGCTACCAGCACCCGCGTGAGATCTCTAAACGGTTGGAAACCCTACACCCCGAACTGGACTTCCACATGGAAGGACCCGAAGTTTCCACCAAAGGCACCTCACACTTCAATGTGGTAGACAAATGGGGAAATGCAGTGAGTCTGACAACTTCGATGGGTGAAGGAAGCGGCTATTTCATTCCGGGAACGGACATGCAGTTGAACAACATGATGGGCGAATCCTTCCTCCTGCCCGGTGGCTTCCATTCTTGGACGCCCAATGTCCGTCTCAATTCCATGATGACACCGACTCTCGTGCTGGATGGAGAAGGGAAATTCCGCTACGCGGGAGGTTCTGGCGGTGCGGGAAGAATTCCATTCATGATCGCACAGGTGGTGAAAGCGCTATTCGATGAAAAGCTCAGTTTGGAAGAGGCCACACAGAAAGCACGCATCCATGTGCAGGAACGTGTACTGCATTTCGAGAAAGGCGCTTCACCGAACACTGAAGGTTTTGAACACATCAAAGAATGGGACTACGAATCGCTGTTTTTCGGTGGCGTTCATTCTATTTTCCGAGGGAATGACGACCACTTGGAAGCCGCTGGAGATTCGCGCAGATATGGCGTAGCCGATGTGTTTTAGACCTTTTACAAACTCAGCAAATGCTGAATATTCCGCTGCTTCTGTTCTTGAAAAAGTGCCTTTGCAGCTTCCGTAAAGTAATTATGTGAGGTCAGGAAATGAACCTGCGATTCGAGCCACTCTTCATCCGTGAACGTAGCCCCCTGAAACAACTCCTGTTCCTTCCGTAACTCATGGCCTTCTTCCATAAAATGGAGACTGCCCAAACCGCTCAGATCGGCATCACAGATAATCTGCTGCATCAGGTTGGAAGGCGTTTGCGGCATTTTAGTGGCCATCAGGCAATTGCAGATGACATCGATCCGTTCGGGCGAAACGCCCTCACCCGAAAGAAACTTTCTGGCAACAGCCGCACTCTTTTCTTCGTGATCATCCTTGCCAGAAACATAACCCGCATCATGAAACCACGCGGCAATAAGCAGTTCTTCCAACTGCGTATCCGTTACACCAGTTTTTTCCGCAATCTCCTTGCACGCTTTTACCACACGGATGGTGTGTCGCAGATCGTGAAACACATAACCATTCACCGACTGGTCTTTCAGAAGGTTGCGTACGTAGCGTTCAACTCTTTGAAGCAGTTCCGTCATTTTATTCGGATAATCCGTCCTTCCAATGGTTTCAAGGCGTTCAATTCAGGTTTGGATGCGGTGGAAAACGCAACTTCTCCATCAATTGTTTCCACCTTTTGTGGTCTTTCTGAAAAATTCAACAGCACAAGGAATTTATCACTACCCAGTTCTCGGTAATAGGCAAGAATGTTTGCCGTGCAGTTCCCTTCATCTATAGAAAGTGTTCCCTCTTTCAGAGCTGGATTTTCGTTTCTGAATTGAATGAGACGCTGGTAGAAATTCATCAACGAATTCGCGTCTTCCGATTCAACCTCCACATTCTTATCCTTAAAATTCTCATTCACAGGAAGCCACGGTTTTCCCGAAGTGAACCCCGCATTGGCTGTTGTGTCCCATTGCATGGGAGTTCTGCATTCATCGCGGTTGAGTGATTGTCCTGTCCAATTGACCATGAACTGCGGGATGCTCTTGTAGCGTTGCGCCAAGGGATCTAACCCCGTTTTGAGCGGAAGTGTGGGTTTCTCAATTCCCAATTCCTCACCGTAATACGTAAATGGTATTCCTCGCACCGTGAATTGCAGCAATGCCATCAGTTTGGCCTTGCGGACATCATTTCCAAGCGGTGTGATGCTTCGCCTTCTATCATGATTACTGAACACATAAGTTGGCACAAACGGTTCGGGAAAATTCTCTTCGAAATGCGC containing:
- a CDS encoding HD domain-containing protein, with the protein product MTELLQRVERYVRNLLKDQSVNGYVFHDLRHTIRVVKACKEIAEKTGVTDTQLEELLIAAWFHDAGYVSGKDDHEEKSAAVARKFLSGEGVSPERIDVICNCLMATKMPQTPSNLMQQIICDADLSGLGSLHFMEEGHELRKEQELFQGATFTDEEWLESQVHFLTSHNYFTEAAKALFQEQKQRNIQHLLSL
- a CDS encoding gamma-glutamyltranspeptidase is translated as MKNQQAIAAGHEVTLEVAKEILLDGGNAFDASIAAAVAMFITEPCMASAGAGGFAMCHKVGEAPVMLDFFAQTPQEKPILEKRDFYPIHVNFGIETETFHVGLASAAVPGTIAGLYTMHRKFGTMPMEVLLQPAMELAKKGVVLNTFQGIDLELLEVIFLVDPTVRDVFFTNDIIKKKGELLQLPHFGSFLDFLKDEGEKGFYRGEISQTVANDSIERGGYLRRHDFENYSAKWRKPLNIPWHDKELYLPNGPSLGGAIMALIFGYLDIFDGDWVKTISKVKNRYQHPREISKRLETLHPELDFHMEGPEVSTKGTSHFNVVDKWGNAVSLTTSMGEGSGYFIPGTDMQLNNMMGESFLLPGGFHSWTPNVRLNSMMTPTLVLDGEGKFRYAGGSGGAGRIPFMIAQVVKALFDEKLSLEEATQKARIHVQERVLHFEKGASPNTEGFEHIKEWDYESLFFGGVHSIFRGNDDHLEAAGDSRRYGVADVF